TCGGATTAATACTTCTTTAGCCAGATAGTTCCTAAGCACacttgaaaataataaataatactgcCTAAGGAGTTAATACTAACTAAATCCTGCACATCATTTAGCTATTATGATATGACATGTAGCAAATTGTTGCAATTATTATGAAGAGGCAACCCGCATCTTTTAATGGCTTAAGTGATTCATCCATTATCAATCAGCGAATCATTGTTATTGCAAGTATACAGGTCCCTTTGGTAAATTCTGTGATGAGTCTCCACAGGGACCTTTAGACTTGCTTTAGACTGTTAAATGATGTTTTTGGTTGTCATTCAAAATCAGTGTTCTTGCCGGCTGAATGATCACAGATGTGGTCTTCACAATCTATCATTCATTTTCCAGCTGACTTAGATTTTCACTTACCAGAAAGATAACTTTACTCTGTAACCTTTATTTCCTAGGTTATATCATGTAGGgcagaggaaattaaaaaaaaacttctctctCTAAATTCAGGATGGAGAAATTCCGCCGGGTCCGGACAGTTGATGAAGATGATGGACAGCCTTTGCCTTTCAAGAGCCTTTACCCAGATGTAGTGAAAATGAGAGTGAAAGAAGGCAGCAAAATCCGTAACCTCATTGGCTATGCAGCGACCCATATGTTGTCAGAGGGAACTGGGCAGATTGTTTTCAGTGCTTATGGTAGAGGAGTAACCAAAGCTGTCACCTGTGTAGAAATACTAAAACGAAAAATAGGTGGTCTTCACCAGGTCACCAAAGTTGAATATAAGACACTGCAGGAGGTATGGGAGCAGAAGGGACCAAATGTTCCACATCCAGCTCCATGTCTCACTGTTCAAAAAAATTACCCATCAATAAATATCCTCCTTTCCAAGGAACCCCTTGACCCGCAAGAGGAGGGATACCAACCCCCACAGTCAATGGCCCCTACAGAGACTGGAAAGAGGTTTTCTGAATCTCATATTGAACACTGTACCtcaaagaagagaaaaagagaagagaaagacaCAAGAGTCTGAGGGATGACACTAAAGTTTTAAATATGGCAAGTTATACCTCAGGAAAAACATCTGTTACCTACTAATGTACTTTTGCATAGGACAAAGAACATTCCCAATATGTCCTTTTTAAGAAACTCAGTTGCCATCATCTTCATTTAGATAATATCGCAGCACTGGAAAGGGAtctttagcttttccttttttacaCTGGTGATTGAGCAATCTGattggaaaatgtaaataaaaattaaaaaacaaaatctactTTGGCATGTCCAATGCCAGAAACCCTTCACCTTCCCTGCTAGATCTGATCACTGAGAACTAAATCTTGTGGCCAGTGTGAGGCCAACTTTAGTGCCGTGTACAATAAAGTAATAGATGGGGCAATGCTCACAAAAAAAGAAGTAACAATGTACTAATTTTTACTACCAGAGCAATTTCATAAAGAAAGCAGCATGGAAATATGGAAGCCAACAAAAGTGAACTGTAAGATCTGTATTATAGTAAGGGGGCTGGGGAGTGAAAAGTAGCAATGGCTGAACGGCTAAAGGTTGTACAGACATGTGCTATTTTTATGTAGCAATGTAAGGAGCCAGCAATATACCTGGACCCTGCAGAGAGATCACTGGTGCACAGGATttacattacataaaaaaataataatgtacaattTTGTTGAGGAATTTTGGAAAGACCACAAAATTTGGGGCCATGGGACAGGTAACAGTAGTGGGATATCAGGTGTACTGCCTGTAATAAAAACTGATCTGAAAGATTATTTCATCTGTTCGGAGAGGGCTAAGAAATAATTTGTCTTAATTTAATTAATGTAGATAAGATGAGAGAGAGACCATGGGCTAGGTAAGTGGTGTCCAGCTAGAGGTCTGcggaccccccttgtgtggcccccaaaTGAAAGTCGGACTGCCTTGTGTAAGATTtgaaaggtatcagtactgagattaactgaccTCTGCATTGTTTACACATCAAATTTAGATTTTACCCTCTG
Above is a genomic segment from Xenopus laevis strain J_2021 chromosome 3L, Xenopus_laevis_v10.1, whole genome shotgun sequence containing:
- the rpp25.L gene encoding ribonuclease P protein subunit p25; the protein is MEKFRRVRTVDEDDGQPLPFKSLYPDVVKMRVKEGSKIRNLIGYAATHMLSEGTGQIVFSAYGRGVTKAVTCVEILKRKIGGLHQVTKVEYKTLQEVWEQKGPNVPHPAPCLTVQKNYPSINILLSKEPLDPQEEGYQPPQSMAPTETGKRFSESHIEHCTSKKRKREEKDTRV